Below is a window of bacterium DNA.
CGTAATCGCTACTCAGATGGTGAACATTGCACAATTCATCTTGATGCAACTCGATCTCAAACACACCCCCGAGGAAATGATTCTCTCGCTCCCTCGACGCATTACGAACATGCTGCAAAATCACCCGAAATGGTCGCAACTCATCTTGCGGGAAGTCGCCGAAGGGGGGAAGCATCTGGCGGAAACGGTTAACGAACTCGGTGAATTGGGGCCGCGGGGCATCTCGAAACAACTCGCCCTCCTCTATGGTCAAAGCGTCGCCTCCGGCAATATTATCGACCTCCCTCCCGCGATGGCGGTTCCGTTACTCATTGGATTCAGTTACAGCGCCGCCTTTATCGAACCGTTCTTCCGAGTAATTTCGCAAAGCGAAGGCGAATCGGAGAAACTGAACGAGATGCGCATCACGTTAATGGAACATCTTTGGCGATGCGGTATGACAACGCCCATGCCGCGAGGAAAAAAACATGCTGCGAAGTAATCGATTCTTCCTACCATTCATCGGTTTTTTACTCACGATTCTCATCATGCAAACCACTGGCTGGGCGGCAGAAGATGCCAATTGGCGATTGGAAGATTGCATCCAGCAAGGGCTCAATACATCACCGCGACTGCGCTCCACCTCCGAACAACTTATCCGCGCCGAAGCAGGTTACCGCGAAGATCGGGCAAACCGGCTGGGAACCGTAGACATTACCGGCAACTACTCGCATAACACCGAAGTTCAGGAGCTATCGTTGGTGATACCATTACCAACGGGTGTCGTCGAACGCAAAATGAGTTTCGGCGATGGCAACAATTTCGATTTTGCCGCAACGGCAAAACTTCCCTTGTATACCGGCGGCGCAATCTCGAACCGTATCCGCGCTTCCGAAGCCGACCGCGCTGCAACATCGTACGATCTCGCCGCCGACAGCGCGTCTTTTGTCGCCGAAATTCGGAGAGCGTTTTTCAACGCGTTAGGCGCACAACAAGCGGTGAAAATCTGCGATTTGAATGTCTTTACGCTTACCCGTCATCACGCCGACGTAGCGAAAATGGTGGAAGTCGGCGTCGGTACCGAAGAACAACTGACGATGGCGGAAGCAGCGGTGCTGCAAGCTGAAGCAGCACAAGCTGCTGCGCATTCAGAATTAATCGCATCCCAATTTGCGTTAGGTAATCTGATCGGACTGCCCGGTCAATTGATTGATCCGACCGGCGACTTAACAAAATCGCTTTTTGTCAACGATATCACAACGAGTTGGAACGACCGTCCCGAAGTAAAGTCGATCGAATTACGTCTCAAACAGAGCCTGTCGAGCGCCGCCGTTGCAAAAGCGAGTTTTCTACCGAATCTATCGGCGATGGCGGCATACCACTATGCGAAACCAGGTGTCGACGCAATTTCCAACAAGTGGATGGATTACGCCATCGTCGGGGCGAATTTGTCGTGGACGCTATGGGATGGAAAGGCGCGTCAACAGCGGCTGGAGAAGTCGATCTCGCAAACCCGCACGGTTCGGGAAAAACAAATCGAATTGCGCAACGCCTTGCAGTCGCAATTTGAAATCGTAAAAATCCGTTCGCAATACGCCGACCACGCCAAAACCTACTTGGCGAAGCGAGCCGAAGCGGTTTCTAAACGCGCCGAAATGGTCCAAACACGTTACAAAACCGGCTCAGCAACCGAGCAGGAGTGGCTCGACGCTTACGACGAAGCCAATGCAGCACAGCTTGCGCTGAATAACGGTCTAGTGCGGTTACGAATCGCCGAAATCGAGTATCTCTACACGATTGCCAAGTAAAGAAGTTTTCCGAAACGAAAGAGAATCCCATGAATGCGAAATACATTCGATTCGTACTCGCTGCTGGCGCAGCCCTACTGCTTGTTTTCACCGGCTGTAAAAGTTCCGAGTCGCAATTGCAACCAACCGGCACATTCGAGGCGACCGATGTGGCAATCCAACCGCTGGTGTCGGGGAGAGTGCAATCCGTGAAGTATGCCGAAGGGGCGGTCGTCAATGCCGGCGACACGCTGGCGGTAATCGATACGGAGTTGTTGTCGCTGCAAAAGACTCAGTCGGAAGCGCAGCTTACCGAGTTGCGGGCGACCCTCGTCGCCCTGCGTGCGCAACTCGCGCAAGTCGAATCGCAGTATAAAAATGCGACGACAAAAGAGAAGCGTCAAACGATTCTGTTGGAAGCGGGGACTACTTCGCAACAGATGTACGATGACAGTCGGTTGCAGTCCAATCTTTATCGATTACAATCGCAGGCACTCACTGCACAGATTGGTGCTAACGAAGCGCAACAACAGCGAATCGGCGCGGCAATTGCTGTCACCGAACGGCAGCTACGCGACGGATTCGTGTTGTCGCCGGTGAAAGCAACCATCATCGAACGAAACAGTGAGCCCGGTGAAACCGTGACGCCGCAAACTGTCATGTTTAAGATTGCTGATTTATCCTCACTAACGCTCAAGATTTACATCAGTGAAACGGAAATGAGCCGGATTGGTCTCGGTAAGAAGCTTATCGTAAAACCGGACGCTCACGGAGAGAAGACGTTTGAAGGCGTGGTCTCATTTATCAGTCCAGTGGCGGAGTTCACGCCGAAGAATATTCAAACGAAAAAATCGCGTGCCGATCTCGTATTCGCTGTGAAAATCACTGTTCTCAATCCGGCGGGAAATCTTCATCCGGGAATGCCGGCGGAAGTTCTCGTTCCATGAACGCGGCAATTTCCATCGAGCATCTTGCGAAACGGTATGGCAATGTTACTGCAGTCCGGGAGTTGTCGCTATCGGTAAACTCCGGCGAGATAGCCGGACTCATCGGAGCCGACAGCGCTGGGAAAACTACTGCGATTCGGATGATCTGCGGATTACTGAAGCCGGATAGCGGTACGGTGAAAATCGCTGGATTTGTGTTACCGCAGGGACAGAAAGCGGTAAAGGATCATCTGGGATACATGCCGCAGCGGTTCAGTCTGTATCCTGATTTGACAGTCGAAGAGAATATTCATTTTTTTGCCGACTTATACCAAATCCCGAAAAAGCAGCGGCTCGAGCGCATCGACCAATTGTATCACTTTTCCAAGTTAGGTCCGTTTCGCGAACGGCGGGCGGGCAGACTCTCCGGCGGCGTGAAACAAAAACTCGCATTGTGTTGCAACTTGATTCACGAACCGGATGTCATGATACTCGACGAACCGACATTCGGCGTCGATCCAGTTTCGCGACGCGAGTTATGGGATATTCTGCATTCTCTGCGCGAGCGCGGCACGGCATTACTCGTGTCAACTGCCTATCTCGATGAAGCGGAGTGGTGCGATTCGATTCATCTCATGCATGAAGGACAAATAATCGCATCGGGCGCGCTCGAAGAACTACTGCAACGTTATCCCTATCGATTGTCGGAAGTTGTTGCCGAAAATCATACGCGACAGGAATTCGACGCGGTGCGCCACGAATTGATGCAAATTCATGAGATTGCTCATGTTCATCGGTTTGGCGACCGGTTGCACGTCGCTTACCAGAGTGAAGTACAAGAA
It encodes the following:
- a CDS encoding TolC family protein: MLRSNRFFLPFIGFLLTILIMQTTGWAAEDANWRLEDCIQQGLNTSPRLRSTSEQLIRAEAGYREDRANRLGTVDITGNYSHNTEVQELSLVIPLPTGVVERKMSFGDGNNFDFAATAKLPLYTGGAISNRIRASEADRAATSYDLAADSASFVAEIRRAFFNALGAQQAVKICDLNVFTLTRHHADVAKMVEVGVGTEEQLTMAEAAVLQAEAAQAAAHSELIASQFALGNLIGLPGQLIDPTGDLTKSLFVNDITTSWNDRPEVKSIELRLKQSLSSAAVAKASFLPNLSAMAAYHYAKPGVDAISNKWMDYAIVGANLSWTLWDGKARQQRLEKSISQTRTVREKQIELRNALQSQFEIVKIRSQYADHAKTYLAKRAEAVSKRAEMVQTRYKTGSATEQEWLDAYDEANAAQLALNNGLVRLRIAEIEYLYTIAK
- a CDS encoding ABC transporter ATP-binding protein, with translation MNAAISIEHLAKRYGNVTAVRELSLSVNSGEIAGLIGADSAGKTTAIRMICGLLKPDSGTVKIAGFVLPQGQKAVKDHLGYMPQRFSLYPDLTVEENIHFFADLYQIPKKQRLERIDQLYHFSKLGPFRERRAGRLSGGVKQKLALCCNLIHEPDVMILDEPTFGVDPVSRRELWDILHSLRERGTALLVSTAYLDEAEWCDSIHLMHEGQIIASGALEELLQRYPYRLSEVVAENHTRQEFDAVRHELMQIHEIAHVHRFGDRLHVAYQSEVQEHSIHAIATHAAMQVYPVKPILEDLFVTLVTA
- a CDS encoding efflux RND transporter periplasmic adaptor subunit, which gives rise to MNAKYIRFVLAAGAALLLVFTGCKSSESQLQPTGTFEATDVAIQPLVSGRVQSVKYAEGAVVNAGDTLAVIDTELLSLQKTQSEAQLTELRATLVALRAQLAQVESQYKNATTKEKRQTILLEAGTTSQQMYDDSRLQSNLYRLQSQALTAQIGANEAQQQRIGAAIAVTERQLRDGFVLSPVKATIIERNSEPGETVTPQTVMFKIADLSSLTLKIYISETEMSRIGLGKKLIVKPDAHGEKTFEGVVSFISPVAEFTPKNIQTKKSRADLVFAVKITVLNPAGNLHPGMPAEVLVP
- a CDS encoding TetR family transcriptional regulator — its product is MSPTKTNKPKKHRPEKSETKLSVADRAAKIAEFREFLERFKSSQQITEPDSPRARILDTAFTLFAEKGFHGVGVREIAVAAKVNQAMVHYYFQTKEQLYHRVIATQMVNIAQFILMQLDLKHTPEEMILSLPRRITNMLQNHPKWSQLILREVAEGGKHLAETVNELGELGPRGISKQLALLYGQSVASGNIIDLPPAMAVPLLIGFSYSAAFIEPFFRVISQSEGESEKLNEMRITLMEHLWRCGMTTPMPRGKKHAAK